From Candidatus Dormiibacterota bacterium, the proteins below share one genomic window:
- the truB gene encoding tRNA pseudouridine(55) synthase TruB has translation MGSELDGVLLLDKPEGPTSHDVVALARRVLGVRRIGHAGTLDPMATGLLVLMIGRATRLATFLSGMDKTYRGALRLGIATDTYDRDGVPTGPARAVEVDAAAVEAGFERFRGTITQVPPVFSAKKVRGTPMYRLARSHKPVSPTPTTVTFRVLRFLGLSGTDVTFEAQVSAGTYLRAFAHDLGDILGCGAHLFSLRRVAAGPFSVDDALTPDDLIALGARATSRITPMEEIPLGIPTLVLTAAGTHAIRHGRPCGLSEVATPGPPLPAGRCRLKGPEGALIGIGEVQLRAPSEARPVIRPQIVFTG, from the coding sequence ATGGGCAGCGAACTGGACGGCGTCCTACTGCTGGACAAGCCCGAAGGCCCCACCTCCCACGACGTGGTGGCCCTGGCGCGCCGCGTGCTCGGCGTGAGGCGCATCGGTCACGCCGGCACGCTCGATCCGATGGCGACGGGGCTTCTTGTTCTGATGATCGGCAGGGCGACGCGCCTGGCGACGTTCCTGTCGGGCATGGACAAGACCTATCGCGGCGCGTTGCGTCTGGGGATCGCGACCGACACCTACGATCGGGACGGCGTCCCGACGGGTCCCGCGCGCGCCGTGGAGGTGGACGCGGCGGCCGTGGAGGCGGGGTTCGAGCGGTTCCGCGGAACCATCACGCAGGTGCCGCCCGTGTTCTCGGCGAAGAAGGTGCGCGGCACGCCGATGTACAGGCTGGCCCGCAGCCACAAGCCCGTGTCCCCGACCCCCACCACGGTGACCTTCCGGGTCCTGAGGTTCCTGGGACTCTCCGGAACGGACGTGACGTTCGAAGCCCAGGTGTCCGCCGGAACGTACCTCAGGGCATTCGCGCATGACCTCGGGGACATCCTGGGTTGCGGGGCGCATCTTTTCTCGCTCCGACGGGTGGCTGCCGGTCCGTTCTCCGTCGACGACGCGCTCACTCCCGACGACTTGATCGCGCTGGGGGCGCGCGCGACATCACGCATCACTCCGATGGAGGAGATTCCTCTGGGAATCCCCACACTGGTCCTCACGGCCGCCGGCACGCACGCCATCCGTCACGGCCGTCCCTGCGGACTGAGCGAGGTGGCGACGCCGGGCCCGCCTCTGCCCGCCGGACGCTGCCGCCTGAAGGGGCCCGAAGGGGCCCTCATCGGAATCGGCGAAGTCCAGCTCCGGGCTCCTTCCGAGGCCCGGCCGGTCATACGCCCCCAGATCGTGTTCACGGGATAG
- the amrA gene encoding AmmeMemoRadiSam system protein A, with amino-acid sequence MTVALPRLTPGQETTLLDLARRAVAARLQSRPAPLLENPSPRLLAPQGAFVSLHLGRALRGCVGVVMPVRPLATTVTECAAAAATEDPRFDPLGTSDLERVTIEISALDPPFRIADPSRLILGTHGLMVTMGRRRGLLLPQVAVGQGWNVSTFLEETCLKAGLPPDAWTQGAMVEAFSAQVFAEPERPAH; translated from the coding sequence ATGACGGTTGCCCTCCCTCGTCTCACGCCCGGGCAGGAGACCACGCTCCTCGACCTGGCGCGGCGCGCCGTCGCGGCGCGTCTGCAATCCCGGCCGGCTCCCCTGCTCGAGAACCCCTCCCCCAGGCTCCTCGCGCCGCAGGGCGCCTTCGTAAGCCTGCACCTGGGCCGCGCGCTCCGAGGCTGCGTCGGCGTGGTGATGCCGGTGCGCCCTCTGGCCACGACCGTGACCGAGTGCGCGGCGGCGGCCGCGACCGAAGACCCGCGTTTCGACCCCCTCGGGACAAGCGACCTCGAGCGCGTGACGATCGAGATCTCGGCCCTCGACCCGCCTTTCCGGATCGCGGACCCGTCGCGGCTCATCCTCGGAACCCATGGTCTGATGGTGACCATGGGACGCAGGCGCGGCCTGCTCCTGCCCCAGGTTGCGGTGGGGCAGGGGTGGAACGTCAGCACATTCCTCGAGGAAACCTGTCTGAAGGCGGGCCTGCCGCCCGACGCGTGGACGCAGGGGGCGATGGTCGAGGCGTTCTCAGCCCAGGTGTTTGCGGAGCCGGAGCGTCCGGCTCACTGA
- the rpsO gene encoding 30S ribosomal protein S15: protein MALTKDLKTQIISSYQTHPSDTGSPEVQIAILSRRIEDLTGHFNAHAKDHHSRRGLLKMVGTRRRLLDYLKDRNAERYRELIKKLGIRK from the coding sequence ATGGCACTGACGAAGGATCTCAAGACCCAGATCATCAGTTCTTACCAGACCCACCCGTCGGATACGGGATCTCCCGAGGTCCAGATTGCCATTCTGAGCCGTCGGATCGAAGATCTGACCGGGCATTTCAACGCGCACGCCAAGGATCATCACTCCCGCCGCGGCCTGCTCAAGATGGTCGGGACCCGCCGCCGCCTCCTGGACTACCTCAAGGACAGGAACGCGGAGCGCTACCGAGAGCTGATCAAGAAGCTCGGGATTCGCAAATAG
- the rsmD gene encoding 16S rRNA (guanine(966)-N(2))-methyltransferase RsmD: MRLTGGEARGRRLKAPRGLRTRPTSDRVREALFDILGARIEGARFLDGYAGTGAVGCEALSRGAGRAVFLERDPIALGLIAENLKLGAWSGAAEIVEGDARAALRRLGTTGKRFEIVYLDPPYDDPALAEVLALSARLLTPGGMVIVEHRSSVGVELPDGLLPFRSYRHGDAALTACRAPGNLRPA; the protein is encoded by the coding sequence TTGCGACTCACGGGCGGAGAAGCCAGGGGGCGCCGGCTGAAGGCGCCGCGGGGACTTCGTACCCGGCCGACATCCGACAGGGTGCGCGAGGCGCTGTTCGACATCCTGGGAGCGCGCATCGAAGGAGCGCGTTTCCTGGACGGGTACGCCGGCACGGGCGCCGTCGGCTGCGAGGCGTTGAGCCGCGGCGCCGGTCGAGCTGTCTTCCTGGAGCGCGACCCGATCGCCCTCGGCCTGATCGCCGAGAACCTCAAGCTCGGAGCGTGGTCCGGTGCCGCCGAGATCGTCGAGGGAGACGCGCGCGCCGCCCTCCGCCGCCTCGGGACCACCGGGAAGCGCTTCGAGATTGTCTATCTCGATCCTCCCTACGACGATCCCGCCCTGGCGGAAGTGCTCGCGCTGTCGGCGCGTCTTCTGACGCCCGGGGGCATGGTGATCGTGGAACACCGGTCCTCCGTGGGCGTCGAGTTGCCGGACGGGCTCCTTCCGTTCCGGTCCTATAGGCACGGGGACGCGGCGCTGACCGCGTGCCGCGCCCCTGGAAATCTGCGGCCTGCATGA
- the pnp gene encoding polyribonucleotide nucleotidyltransferase, producing MSTRTIDFGGRPLIVETGKIAKQADGSVTVRYGDTVVLVTATAERKERPGMGFLPLTVDYRENTYAAGKIPGGFFKREGRPNEKETLTSRMIDRPIRPLFPKGWSYETQVIALVLSADLANDPDVLAITGASTALHLSDIPFTTPIAAVRVGLSDQGYVLNPTYEQMESSRLDLVVVGSATDVVMVEAGANEVSESEMLEAIWFGQQHCRTLVGVQEDLRREVGKPKRAPKIRELDPALYRQIEAACRDRLYQAMKIPVKIDSYRAVAALMDEQVKAIPDSEPLKREEAALILNDLHKKISRHEILVERRRFDGRASDQVRKVTCEVGVLPRTHGSALFTRGETQALVTSTLGTSEDAQRLDWLEGESEKRFMLHYNFPPFSVGEVKFLRGPGRREIGHGALAERALLPLMPGEDDFPYTIRLVSDILESNGSSSMASICGGSLSLMDAGVPLRSAVAGAAMGLVKEGDNYIILTDIAGVEDHYGDMDFKVAGTREGITALQMDIKIDGISKAIMEQALSQARQARMQILDVMDTTLAKPRANISTFAPRIFTIRINKDKIREVIGPGGKMIRSIIERTGCKIDVEDDGRIHIASVDEGSAMKAIDIIKEITAEAEPGKTYLGKVTRIANFGAFVEILPGLEGLLHISEVAEHRVKEVQDEISEGEEILVKVIEVDGDRVRLSRKAVLRDKRIEAGEPAPQEVAAGAPGPSGPRRPFGGGSGGHGGHGRRHSSRHR from the coding sequence ATGAGCACACGCACCATTGATTTCGGCGGAAGACCCCTGATCGTCGAGACCGGCAAGATCGCCAAGCAGGCGGACGGTTCCGTCACCGTGCGCTACGGGGACACCGTCGTCCTGGTCACGGCCACCGCGGAGCGCAAGGAGCGACCCGGCATGGGATTTCTGCCCCTCACCGTCGATTACCGCGAGAACACTTACGCCGCCGGGAAGATCCCCGGCGGTTTCTTCAAGCGGGAGGGGCGCCCGAACGAGAAGGAGACCCTCACCTCGCGCATGATCGACCGTCCGATCCGTCCGTTGTTTCCCAAGGGCTGGTCGTACGAGACGCAGGTCATCGCCCTGGTCCTGTCGGCCGATCTCGCCAACGATCCCGACGTGCTGGCGATCACGGGCGCCTCGACCGCGCTGCACCTGAGCGACATCCCGTTCACGACCCCGATCGCCGCGGTGCGCGTCGGCCTCAGCGATCAGGGTTATGTCCTGAACCCGACCTACGAGCAGATGGAGTCCAGCCGTCTCGACCTGGTCGTGGTGGGGAGCGCCACCGACGTGGTGATGGTCGAGGCCGGCGCGAACGAGGTCTCCGAGAGCGAAATGCTCGAAGCGATCTGGTTCGGCCAGCAGCACTGCAGGACGCTGGTCGGTGTGCAGGAGGACTTGCGACGCGAGGTCGGAAAGCCAAAGCGCGCGCCGAAGATCCGCGAGCTGGATCCCGCGCTCTACCGCCAGATCGAAGCCGCCTGCCGCGACCGTCTCTACCAGGCGATGAAGATACCGGTGAAGATCGACTCGTACCGCGCCGTCGCCGCCCTCATGGACGAGCAGGTCAAGGCGATCCCGGACTCCGAGCCGTTGAAGCGCGAGGAGGCGGCCCTCATCCTGAACGATCTTCACAAGAAGATCAGCCGGCACGAGATCCTGGTGGAGCGCCGCCGGTTCGACGGCCGGGCCTCGGACCAGGTGCGCAAGGTGACCTGCGAGGTCGGCGTCCTCCCGCGCACGCACGGATCGGCCCTGTTCACCCGGGGCGAGACGCAGGCCCTGGTCACCAGCACGCTCGGGACCTCCGAAGATGCCCAGCGGCTGGACTGGCTCGAAGGGGAGTCCGAGAAGCGCTTCATGCTGCACTACAATTTTCCGCCCTTTTCCGTGGGGGAGGTGAAGTTCCTGCGCGGTCCGGGCCGGCGAGAGATCGGCCACGGCGCGCTTGCGGAGCGCGCCCTTCTTCCCCTCATGCCCGGGGAGGATGATTTCCCCTACACCATCCGGCTGGTCTCCGACATTCTCGAGTCCAACGGCTCCTCCTCGATGGCCTCGATCTGCGGCGGCTCCCTCTCCCTCATGGACGCCGGCGTGCCGTTGCGTTCCGCGGTGGCCGGTGCGGCGATGGGCCTTGTCAAGGAGGGGGACAACTACATCATCCTGACGGACATCGCCGGTGTTGAGGATCACTACGGCGACATGGACTTCAAGGTCGCGGGCACGCGCGAAGGGATCACCGCCCTGCAGATGGACATCAAGATCGACGGCATCAGCAAGGCGATCATGGAGCAGGCCCTGAGCCAGGCGCGCCAGGCCCGCATGCAGATCCTGGACGTCATGGACACGACGCTCGCCAAGCCGCGGGCGAACATCTCCACGTTCGCCCCCCGCATCTTCACGATCCGGATCAACAAGGATAAGATCCGCGAAGTCATCGGCCCGGGCGGCAAGATGATTCGCTCGATCATCGAGAGGACCGGCTGCAAGATCGACGTCGAGGACGACGGCCGCATCCACATCGCCTCGGTGGACGAGGGCTCCGCCATGAAGGCGATCGACATCATCAAGGAAATCACCGCGGAGGCCGAGCCGGGCAAGACGTATCTCGGGAAAGTCACGCGCATCGCCAACTTCGGAGCCTTCGTGGAGATCCTCCCCGGTCTCGAGGGGCTGCTGCACATCTCCGAGGTCGCCGAGCACCGCGTCAAAGAGGTCCAGGACGAGATCAGCGAAGGCGAGGAGATCCTCGTGAAAGTGATCGAGGTCGACGGCGACCGTGTCCGGCTGAGTCGCAAGGCGGTGCTGCGCGACAAGCGGATCGAAGCCGGTGAACCCGCGCCTCAGGAGGTGGCGGCCGGCGCTCCTGGACCGTCCGGCCCGCGGCGCCCGTTCGGAGGCGGCTCGGGCGGGCATGGCGGCCACGGCCGGAGGCATTCGTCCCGGCACCGCTAG
- a CDS encoding tetratricopeptide repeat protein, whose translation MSDWIARVGLGLLILLCASFCLTQLAEVDLHWHLLAGQRILQEGAVPRVDTFTYASAGHPWTDLHWLFQVLLALVHRSAGWPGLEGLKIALIAGAFSLAMVTALRRDVSPAVAAPLLFLAILASQERFTLRPEALSFLFLAALLFLLGERRRRPVLMLLVPPLMALWANCHALFVVGAAVLVLTIAGDGLETWGRSRPEAEPARGWSSRSRTAWIAILALGATLLTPYGWAGWGLPWRLLFERIATDNVYARSIAEFQPPFGGYDPTASIAAFAILAVVVMLAMIVGWRSVRVSDAPVLTALLALALLARRNIPLFALAAVPGAVQGLDEALRRAGSRFAASARGVSIGRRLTTGIAGLLLPALTLFLLADVWSNRFFERDGTQRYFGRGWAPGFYPEGAADFILEGDPPGEVIHDMTMGGYLAWRFQPSRRTFIDGRLEVHDQALFSTYLALQTDPSVFEETATRFGARTVLWSHRHSPEAAGLLRYLAQGHGWRPVFVDLAASVFTRDESPQGAPTIDLDDPSLAVSVLDQVRRAEAASARLDPAPAFLRRLLPRRDVPVAVVNAALFFGAVGSNAVAESLFREALKKAPDNAVVHYDLGLVLDRSGRPSEARREFESALLIEASFSPAREALALRRLGDGDPEGALRDWEAAERRAPLASPSLAARGALLAARGRIDEAIEDYRRAVALSPRDADQHAALALLCRRSGLKEEAAVEIRRALLLDPHGCASLVAFGRMSAEEGRFEEAERSFREAFSASRPCPQAAQALQDLRSRGSGPP comes from the coding sequence ATGAGCGACTGGATCGCCCGGGTCGGCCTTGGGCTCCTCATCCTGCTCTGCGCCTCGTTCTGCCTGACGCAGCTCGCCGAGGTCGACCTGCACTGGCACCTCCTGGCCGGGCAGCGCATCCTGCAGGAGGGGGCCGTCCCTCGGGTCGATACCTTCACCTATGCGTCGGCCGGGCATCCGTGGACCGATCTGCACTGGCTGTTCCAGGTGCTGCTGGCGTTGGTGCACCGCTCGGCCGGCTGGCCGGGGCTCGAGGGTCTGAAGATCGCGCTCATCGCGGGGGCCTTCAGCCTGGCCATGGTGACGGCGCTGCGGCGGGACGTCTCCCCGGCCGTCGCAGCACCCCTCCTGTTTCTGGCCATCCTCGCCTCGCAGGAGCGGTTCACGCTGCGGCCCGAGGCCCTGTCCTTCCTGTTCCTCGCCGCTCTTCTCTTCCTGCTGGGCGAGCGCCGCCGACGCCCGGTCCTGATGCTCCTCGTGCCGCCGCTCATGGCCCTGTGGGCGAACTGTCACGCGCTGTTCGTCGTCGGTGCGGCGGTCCTGGTCCTCACGATCGCCGGGGACGGTCTCGAGACCTGGGGCAGGTCGCGCCCGGAGGCGGAACCGGCCCGGGGCTGGTCCTCCCGGAGCCGCACCGCGTGGATCGCGATCCTCGCGCTCGGGGCGACCCTCCTGACGCCGTATGGCTGGGCGGGATGGGGCCTGCCGTGGAGACTCCTGTTCGAACGGATCGCCACGGACAACGTCTACGCGCGCAGCATCGCCGAGTTCCAGCCTCCGTTCGGGGGATACGATCCGACCGCGTCGATCGCCGCCTTCGCCATCCTCGCGGTTGTCGTCATGCTGGCGATGATCGTCGGCTGGAGGTCGGTGCGCGTCTCGGACGCGCCCGTGCTGACGGCGCTTCTCGCTCTGGCCCTCCTGGCGCGGCGCAATATTCCGTTGTTCGCCCTGGCCGCGGTGCCGGGCGCGGTGCAGGGGCTTGACGAGGCGCTGCGCCGGGCGGGGTCACGCTTCGCGGCGTCCGCGCGCGGGGTCTCCATCGGGCGGCGGCTCACGACGGGCATCGCGGGGCTGCTCCTTCCGGCCCTGACCCTGTTCCTTCTCGCGGATGTCTGGTCGAACCGCTTCTTCGAGCGCGACGGGACGCAGCGCTACTTCGGACGGGGATGGGCCCCCGGCTTCTACCCCGAGGGGGCCGCCGACTTCATCCTCGAGGGGGACCCTCCGGGCGAAGTGATCCACGACATGACGATGGGCGGCTATCTCGCGTGGCGATTCCAGCCCTCCCGGCGCACCTTCATCGACGGACGCCTCGAGGTGCACGACCAGGCGCTCTTCTCGACCTACCTGGCGCTGCAGACCGATCCGTCGGTGTTCGAGGAGACCGCGACCAGGTTCGGCGCGCGCACCGTCCTCTGGAGCCACCGCCACAGCCCTGAGGCCGCCGGTCTGCTGCGCTATCTGGCGCAGGGACACGGCTGGCGGCCGGTGTTCGTGGACCTGGCCGCCTCGGTGTTCACGCGCGATGAGAGCCCCCAGGGAGCGCCCACGATCGACCTCGACGACCCGTCCCTCGCGGTCTCCGTCCTGGACCAGGTGCGACGTGCCGAAGCGGCGTCGGCGCGGCTCGATCCGGCCCCCGCCTTCCTGCGCCGTCTGCTGCCCCGTCGGGATGTTCCGGTGGCGGTGGTGAACGCAGCGCTGTTCTTCGGCGCCGTCGGGAGCAACGCGGTCGCCGAGTCGCTGTTCCGGGAGGCGCTGAAGAAGGCCCCGGACAACGCGGTGGTCCACTACGACCTGGGGCTGGTGCTGGATCGCTCCGGCAGGCCGTCGGAGGCGCGCCGTGAGTTCGAATCGGCGCTTCTGATCGAGGCGTCGTTCTCGCCCGCGCGCGAGGCGCTGGCGCTGCGACGCCTCGGGGACGGAGACCCGGAAGGGGCGCTCAGGGACTGGGAGGCGGCCGAACGCAGAGCACCATTGGCTTCCCCTTCGCTCGCGGCGCGCGGCGCCCTCCTGGCGGCCCGGGGGCGCATCGACGAGGCGATCGAGGACTACCGGCGGGCGGTCGCGCTGTCCCCGCGCGACGCCGACCAGCACGCGGCGCTCGCCCTGCTTTGCCGGCGCAGCGGTCTCAAGGAGGAGGCCGCCGTGGAGATCCGCCGCGCCCTCCTCCTCGACCCGCACGGCTGCGCTTCGCTCGTGGCGTTCGGCCGGATGAGCGCGGAGGAGGGGCGCTTCGAGGAGGCGGAACGATCGTTCCGGGAGGCGTTCTCCGCGAGCCGGCCCTGCCCTCAGGCCGCACAGGCCCTCCAGGACCTGCGCTCGCGCGGTTCCGGGCCGCCCTGA
- a CDS encoding LysM peptidoglycan-binding domain-containing protein: MHTGRSSILTRMPALLLGSVLLLPASVSAQENQPASSAEPSVGTPAPQGSAQGADQPADRSAPRKGTRKHRGTSKKDGVALEPGSTLPPKNLKKVGDHWTPYDPPDPESFPPDATLHIIVPGDTLWDLADLVFGNPYLWPQIWNENRYIQDSHWIYPGDPLLLPARPTVVGEVVPQGQEGAPATPEAAKPPQPEPTEEQAETEEPAPVTAEKPPAAHPSPGSAHAPRTVPKVVPLADEFDIRCSGFIAPREERPDYFISNQVEEAKVGLTEGDILYLNRGKANGHVEPGTEYSAIEREGEVRHPITHKFLGYYYRRLGTVKVLAAQETTAIATISMACDEIRTGQALVPLLVTVLPARMAPPFDQLTVVPPDKDTGYVVHVKDNQERASPGQIADIDMGYEDGLKPGDFLTVFLPSEPFDKLPRIKYNYQINNRRFQNPKNWKDDNNNLPPVKVIGQLVVLFAEKNTATVKILNAIREIEIGDSIVPQ; the protein is encoded by the coding sequence ATGCACACTGGACGCTCATCGATTCTGACCCGGATGCCGGCACTCCTTCTCGGATCGGTTCTTCTCCTCCCGGCCTCCGTGTCCGCGCAGGAGAATCAACCCGCGTCCTCCGCCGAGCCTTCGGTCGGGACACCGGCGCCGCAGGGTTCCGCGCAGGGCGCGGATCAGCCTGCGGACCGGTCCGCCCCCCGGAAGGGAACCCGGAAACACCGCGGGACTTCGAAGAAGGACGGTGTCGCTCTGGAGCCCGGTTCCACGCTCCCGCCGAAGAACCTCAAGAAGGTCGGCGATCACTGGACGCCGTACGACCCGCCCGATCCGGAGAGCTTCCCACCGGACGCCACCCTGCACATCATCGTCCCCGGTGACACGCTCTGGGACCTGGCCGACCTGGTGTTCGGTAATCCTTACCTGTGGCCGCAGATCTGGAACGAGAACCGGTACATCCAGGACTCGCACTGGATCTACCCGGGAGACCCGCTGCTACTGCCCGCGCGCCCGACGGTGGTCGGAGAGGTCGTACCGCAGGGACAGGAAGGCGCTCCGGCGACGCCGGAGGCCGCGAAGCCGCCGCAGCCCGAGCCGACCGAGGAGCAGGCGGAGACGGAGGAGCCGGCCCCTGTGACCGCCGAGAAGCCGCCCGCCGCACATCCGTCTCCGGGCTCGGCGCACGCGCCGCGCACCGTCCCGAAGGTCGTTCCGCTGGCCGACGAGTTCGACATTCGCTGCAGCGGCTTCATCGCGCCGCGCGAGGAGCGGCCGGATTACTTCATCTCCAATCAGGTCGAAGAGGCCAAGGTCGGCCTGACCGAGGGGGACATCCTCTACCTGAACCGCGGCAAGGCCAATGGTCACGTCGAGCCGGGGACCGAGTACAGCGCCATCGAGCGCGAGGGGGAGGTGCGTCACCCCATCACGCACAAGTTTCTCGGCTACTACTACCGCAGGCTCGGGACGGTGAAGGTGCTGGCGGCTCAGGAGACCACGGCGATCGCCACCATCTCCATGGCGTGTGACGAGATCCGCACGGGCCAGGCGCTGGTGCCGCTTCTGGTGACGGTCCTGCCCGCCAGGATGGCCCCGCCATTCGACCAGCTGACCGTCGTCCCCCCGGACAAGGACACCGGCTACGTCGTGCACGTCAAGGACAACCAGGAGCGGGCGTCCCCGGGCCAGATCGCCGACATCGACATGGGCTACGAGGATGGACTGAAGCCGGGTGACTTCCTCACCGTCTTCCTTCCGAGCGAGCCGTTCGACAAGCTCCCGCGGATCAAATACAACTACCAGATCAACAACCGCCGCTTCCAGAACCCCAAGAACTGGAAGGACGACAACAACAATCTGCCACCCGTCAAGGTGATCGGTCAGCTGGTGGTCCTGTTCGCCGAGAAGAACACGGCCACCGTGAAGATCCTGAACGCCATCCGCGAGATCGAGATCGGGGATTCGATCGTCCCTCAGTGA
- the rbfA gene encoding 30S ribosome-binding factor RbfA has product MSTRTERVSDLIKGEISRLLLREVRDPRVGFATITGATVSPDLKSVRVHVSVLAEPAARQVSIKALNAAAGFFRRALFRNLRLRFAPSVVFVLDESLDRGDRIERVLREIHDQDGPRTPGDEEE; this is encoded by the coding sequence GTGAGCACGCGCACCGAGCGGGTATCCGATCTCATCAAGGGCGAGATTTCCCGGCTGCTCCTGCGGGAGGTGCGCGATCCGCGCGTCGGCTTCGCGACCATCACCGGCGCCACCGTCAGCCCGGATCTGAAAAGCGTGAGGGTGCACGTGAGCGTTCTCGCGGAGCCGGCCGCCCGGCAGGTGTCCATCAAGGCGCTCAATGCTGCGGCGGGATTCTTCCGGCGCGCGTTGTTCCGGAACCTGAGACTCCGCTTCGCGCCGAGCGTCGTGTTCGTTCTGGACGAGTCGCTCGATCGGGGCGACCGGATCGAGCGCGTGCTGCGGGAGATCCACGATCAGGACGGGCCGCGGACGCCCGGCGACGAGGAGGAGTAG
- a CDS encoding DUF503 domain-containing protein encodes MNVALCVIQIHLPAVASLKEKRQVLRSLKDRLRQHFNVSVAEIDHQDLWQRATLGIVGIAAARVPLEQTFSSIQSEVERKVPGEVLSCDLEFLT; translated from the coding sequence GTGAACGTCGCACTCTGTGTCATCCAGATCCATCTGCCTGCGGTCGCATCTCTCAAGGAGAAGCGGCAGGTGCTGCGCAGCTTGAAGGACCGGTTGCGCCAGCACTTCAACGTCTCGGTCGCCGAAATCGATCACCAGGACCTCTGGCAGCGCGCCACTCTGGGAATCGTCGGCATCGCGGCCGCCCGGGTGCCCCTCGAGCAGACGTTCTCATCGATCCAGAGCGAGGTCGAGCGCAAGGTCCCCGGCGAAGTCCTGAGCTGCGACCTCGAGTTCCTCACCTGA